Proteins from one Oryza sativa Japonica Group chromosome 12, ASM3414082v1 genomic window:
- the LOC4352332 gene encoding ABC transporter G family member 50 isoform X2, whose protein sequence is MQSFYSQYDLHIPEMTVRETLDFSSRCQGVGRRPKILKEVSARESAAGIIPDADIDIYMKAISVEASKRSLQTDYILKIMGLEICADTMVGDAMIRGLSGGQKKRLTTAEMIVGPARAYFMDEISNGLDSSTTFQIISCFQQLTNISEYTMVISLLQPTPEVFDLFDDLILMAEGKIIYHGPRNEALNFFEECGFICPERKEVADFLQEILSCKDQQQYWSGPNESYRYISPHELSSMFKENHRGRKLEEPIVSPKSELGKEALAFNKYSLQKLEMFKACGAREALLMKRSMFVYVFKTGQLAIIALVTMSVFLRTRMTTDFTHATYYMGALFFSILMIMLNGTPEISMQIRRLPSFYKQKSYYFYSSWAYAIPASVLKVPVSILDSLVWICITYYGIGYTASVSRFFCQFLMLCFVHQSVTSLYRFIASYFQTPTASFFYLFLALTFFLMFGGFTLPKPSMPGWLNWGFWISPMTYAEIGTVINEFQAPRWQKETIQNITIGNRILINHGLYYSWHFYWISIGALFGSIILFYIAFGLALDYITSIEEYHGSRPIKRLCQEQEKDSNIRKESDGHSNISRAKMTIPVMELPITFHNLNYYIDTPPEMLKQGYPTKRLQLLNNITGALRPGVLSALMGVSGAGKTTLLDVLAGRKTGGYIEGDIRIGGYPKVQETFVRILGYCEQADIHSPQLTVEESVTYSAWLRLPSHVDKKTRSEFVAEVLETVELDQIKDVLVGTPQKNGLSMEQRKRLTIAVELVSNPSVILMDEPTTGLDTRSAAIVIRAVKNICKTGRTVVCTIHQPSTKIFEAFDELILMKNGGKIIYNGPIGERSSKVIEYFEKISGVLKVKSNCNPAAWMMDVTSTSMEVQHNMDFAILYDESSQHRDIVELVEKLSIPIPNSEILSFSHRFPRNGWIQLKACLWKQNLTYWRSPEYNLRRIMLTVISALVYGVLFWKRAKILNDEQDLFNVFGAMYLGSTTIGSYNHQSIIPFSTTERIVMYREKFAGMYSSWSYSFAQAAIEIPYVFIQVVLYTLIIYPSIGYYWTTHKFIWFFYTTFCSSLSYIYVGLLLVSLTPNVQVATILASFFNTMQTLFSGFILPAPQIPKWWVWLYYLTPTSWTLDALLTSQYGNIEKEVRAFGETKSVSIFLNDYFGFHKDKLSLVAAVLIAFPFVLIILFSFSIEKFNFQKR, encoded by the exons ATGCAAAGCTTTTACAG CCAATACGATTTACACATTCCTGAGATGACTGTGAGGGAGACTTTGGACTTCTCATCCCGGTGCCAAGGTGTTGGAAGAAGACCAA AAATACTCAAGGAGGTGAGCGCGAGGGAGAGCGCGGCGGGGATCATACCTGATGCGGACATAGATATATACATGAAG GCTATATCAGTTGAAGCTTCAAAGAGAAGCCTACAGACAGACTATATTTTGAAG ATCATGGGGCTAGAGATATGCGCAGACACGATGGTTGGGGATGCAATGATAAGAGGACTATCAGGGGGGCAGAAGAAAAGATTAACCACAG CTGAGATGATTGTGGGGCCTGCAAGAGCATACTTTATGGATGAAATATCAAATGGTCTGGATAGCTCTACCACTTTTCAAATAATAAGTTGTTTCCAGCAACTGACGAACATCAGCGAGTACACCATGGTTATTTCACTTCTTCAACCAACACCTGAGGTATTTGATCTTTTTGATGACCTGATATTAATGGCAGAAGGGAAAATTATATACCATGGCCCTCGAAATGAAGCTCTGAATTTTTTTGAGGAGTGTGGGTTCATATGCCCAGAAAGAAAAGAGGTAGCTGACTTTCTCCAAGAG ATCTTGTCCTGCAAGGACCAACAACAGTACTGGTCTGGTCCAAATGAATCTTACAGATATATATCACCCCATGAATTATCAAGCATGTTCAAGGAAAATCACAGAGGGAGAAAACTAGAAGAACCAATTGTTTCTCCGAAAAGCGAGTTGGGCAAGGAAGCTTTAGCATTCAATAAATATTCTCTGCAAAAACTGGAAATGTTCAAAGCCTGTGGAGCAAGGGAAGCACTCCTAATGAAAAGGAGTATGTTTGTTTATGTCTTCAAAACAGGCCAG CTTGCCATTATTGCACTCGTAACAATGTCTGTGTTCCTTCGAACTCGCATGACAACAGATTTCACTCACGCAACTTACTATATGGGAGCATTGTTTTTTTCCATCTTAATGATCATGCTAAATGGCACACCAGAGATAAGCATGCAGATTAGGAGACTCCCAAGTTTTTACAAGCAAAAGAGCTATTATTTCTATTCTTCATGGGCATATGCAATACCAGCTTCAGTCCTAAAGGTCCCTGTTTCCATATTAGATTCACTTGTATGGATATGTATCACATATTACGGTATTGGTTATACAGCTAGTGTTTCGAG GTTCTTCTGCCAATTTCTGATGCTTTGTTTTGTCCATCAATCAGTCACTTCGCTGTATCGATTTATTGCTTCATACTTCCAAACACCTACTGCGTCTTTCTTCTACCTTTTTCTGGCTCTAACATTCTTCCTCATGTTTGGAGGCTTCACTCTTCCCAAGC CCTCCATGCCAGGATGGTTAAACTGGGGATTTTGGATTTCTCCAATGACATATGCAGAAATCGGCACAGTTATTAATGAATTCCAAGCGCCAAGATGGCAGAAG GAAACTATTCAAAACATAACAATTGGGAACCGAATCCTGATTAATCATGGCCTATATTACAGTTGGCACTTTTATTGGATATCCATTGGAGCATTGTTCGGATCaatcattttattttatatcgCTTTTGGATTGGCGCTAGATTATATTACAT CTATAGAAGAATATCATGGAAGTAGGCCTATAAAGAGGTTATGTCAAGAACAGGAAAAAGATTCTAATATACGAAAAGAATCTGATGGTCATTCAAATATTTCCAGAG CAAAGATGACTATACCTGTTATGGAACTTCCAATTACGTTCCACAATCTGAACTACTACATTGATACCCCACCG GAAATGCTGAAACAAGGCTATCCAACAAAAAGACTTCAACTACTTAACAACATAACTGGTGCATTGCGTCCCGGTGTTCTTTCTGCACTAATGGGTGTCAGTGGAGCCGGGAAGACAACTCTGCTAGATGTATTAGCAGGAAGGAAAACAGGAGGATATATTGAAGGGGACATAAGAATAGGTGGATATCCCAAGGTGCAAGAAACATTTGTTAGAATCTTAGGTTACTGTGAGCAAGCCGACATACATTCCCCACAGCTCACAGTTGAAGAGTCTGTAACTTATTCTGCTTGGCTTCGTCTACCTTCTCATGTCGACAAAAAAACAAGATCT GAATTTGTTGCTGAAGTCCTTGAAACTGTTGAACTAGATCAAATAAAAGATGTCTTAGTGGGGACACCACAGAAAAATGGATTATCCATGGAGCAGCGAAAGAGGCTAACAATTGCAGTCGAGCTTGTTTCAAACCCATCAGTCATACTAATGGATGAACCAACAACAGGATTAGATACAAGGTCAGCAGCAATTGTTATTCGTGCTGTTAAAAATATTTGCAAAACAGGAAGGACAGTAGTGTGTACAATCCATCAGCCGAGCACTAAAATTTTTGAGGCGTTTGATGAG CTCATACTAATGAAAAATGGTGGGAAAATAATCTATAACGGACCAATAGGAGAGCGTTCCAGCAAAGTGATTGAGTACTTTGAG AAAATTTCTGGGGTCTTGAAAGTAAAGAGTAACTGCAATCCAGCTGCTTGGATGATGGACGTAACATCAACATCAATGGAGGTGCAACACAACATGGACTTTGCGATTTTGTATGACGAATCATCACAGCATAG AGACATCGTAGAGCTAGTGGAGAAGCTAAGCATCCCAATACCAAATTCAGAAATTCTATCTTTCTCCCATCGTTTCCCACGGAATGGCTGGATTCAACTAAAAGCTTGCTTGTGGAAACAAAACTTAACTTACTGGAGAAGTCCTGAGTATAACTTGAGGCGTATAATGCTGACAGTAATATCTGCCCTGGTCTACGGAGTATTGTTCTGGAAGCGTGCAAAAATATT AAACGACGAGCAAGACCTGTTCAATGTTTTTGGTGCAATGTATCTGGGTTCCACAACTATAGGGTCTTATAATCATCAGTCAATCATACCATTCAGTACAACCGAGCGCATTGTAATGTATCGTGAGAAGTTTGCAGGAATGTACTCATCTTGGTCATATTCATTCGCACAG GCTGCCATTGAGATCCCCTATGTATTTATCCAAGTGGTACTATACACGTTAATTATCTATCCATCAATTGGTTATTATTGGACAACACACAAATTCATATGGTTCTTCTACACTACATTTTGTTCAAGTCTCTCCTATATTTATGTTGGGTTGCTTCTTGTTTCATTAACCCCCAATGTTCAAGTTGCTACCATATTGGCATCTTTTTTCAACACCATGCAAACACTATTCTCAGGATTTATTTTACCTGCGCCT CAAATCCCAAAGTGGTGGGTTTGGCTCTACTATCTCACTCCTACATCTTGGACACTCGATGCCCTCTTGACATCACAGTATGGGAACATAGAGAAAGAGGTCAGAGCATTTGGAGAAACTAAATCAGTTTCGATCTTCTTGAATGACTATTTCGGGTTTCATAAAGACAAGTTGAGCCTAGTAGCAGCTGTTCTCATTGCCTTTCCTTTTGTGTTGATAATCCTGTTCTCTTTTTCAATTGAGAAATTTAATTTTCAGAAGAGGTAA
- the LOC4352332 gene encoding ABC transporter G family member 50 isoform X1, whose protein sequence is MQSFYSQYDLHIPEMTVRETLDFSSRCQGVGRRPKILKEVSARESAAGIIPDADIDIYMKAISVEASKRSLQTDYILKIMGLEICADTMVGDAMIRGLSGGQKKRLTTAEMIVGPARAYFMDEISNGLDSSTTFQIISCFQQLTNISEYTMVISLLQPTPEVFDLFDDLILMAEGKIIYHGPRNEALNFFEECGFICPERKEVADFLQEILSCKDQQQYWSGPNESYRYISPHELSSMFKENHRGRKLEEPIVSPKSELGKEALAFNKYSLQKLEMFKACGAREALLMKRSMFVYVFKTGQLAIIALVTMSVFLRTRMTTDFTHATYYMGALFFSILMIMLNGTPEISMQIRRLPSFYKQKSYYFYSSWAYAIPASVLKVPVSILDSLVWICITYYGIGYTASVSRFFCQFLMLCFVHQSVTSLYRFIASYFQTPTASFFYLFLALTFFLMFGGFTLPKPSMPGWLNWGFWISPMTYAEIGTVINEFQAPRWQKETIQNITIGNRILINHGLYYSWHFYWISIGALFGSIILFYIAFGLALDYITSKMTIPVMELPITFHNLNYYIDTPPEMLKQGYPTKRLQLLNNITGALRPGVLSALMGVSGAGKTTLLDVLAGRKTGGYIEGDIRIGGYPKVQETFVRILGYCEQADIHSPQLTVEESVTYSAWLRLPSHVDKKTRSEFVAEVLETVELDQIKDVLVGTPQKNGLSMEQRKRLTIAVELVSNPSVILMDEPTTGLDTRSAAIVIRAVKNICKTGRTVVCTIHQPSTKIFEAFDELILMKNGGKIIYNGPIGERSSKVIEYFEKISGVLKVKSNCNPAAWMMDVTSTSMEVQHNMDFAILYDESSQHRDIVELVEKLSIPIPNSEILSFSHRFPRNGWIQLKACLWKQNLTYWRSPEYNLRRIMLTVISALVYGVLFWKRAKILNDEQDLFNVFGAMYLGSTTIGSYNHQSIIPFSTTERIVMYREKFAGMYSSWSYSFAQAAIEIPYVFIQVVLYTLIIYPSIGYYWTTHKFIWFFYTTFCSSLSYIYVGLLLVSLTPNVQVATILASFFNTMQTLFSGFILPAPQIPKWWVWLYYLTPTSWTLDALLTSQYGNIEKEVRAFGETKSVSIFLNDYFGFHKDKLSLVAAVLIAFPFVLIILFSFSIEKFNFQKR, encoded by the exons ATGCAAAGCTTTTACAG CCAATACGATTTACACATTCCTGAGATGACTGTGAGGGAGACTTTGGACTTCTCATCCCGGTGCCAAGGTGTTGGAAGAAGACCAA AAATACTCAAGGAGGTGAGCGCGAGGGAGAGCGCGGCGGGGATCATACCTGATGCGGACATAGATATATACATGAAG GCTATATCAGTTGAAGCTTCAAAGAGAAGCCTACAGACAGACTATATTTTGAAG ATCATGGGGCTAGAGATATGCGCAGACACGATGGTTGGGGATGCAATGATAAGAGGACTATCAGGGGGGCAGAAGAAAAGATTAACCACAG CTGAGATGATTGTGGGGCCTGCAAGAGCATACTTTATGGATGAAATATCAAATGGTCTGGATAGCTCTACCACTTTTCAAATAATAAGTTGTTTCCAGCAACTGACGAACATCAGCGAGTACACCATGGTTATTTCACTTCTTCAACCAACACCTGAGGTATTTGATCTTTTTGATGACCTGATATTAATGGCAGAAGGGAAAATTATATACCATGGCCCTCGAAATGAAGCTCTGAATTTTTTTGAGGAGTGTGGGTTCATATGCCCAGAAAGAAAAGAGGTAGCTGACTTTCTCCAAGAG ATCTTGTCCTGCAAGGACCAACAACAGTACTGGTCTGGTCCAAATGAATCTTACAGATATATATCACCCCATGAATTATCAAGCATGTTCAAGGAAAATCACAGAGGGAGAAAACTAGAAGAACCAATTGTTTCTCCGAAAAGCGAGTTGGGCAAGGAAGCTTTAGCATTCAATAAATATTCTCTGCAAAAACTGGAAATGTTCAAAGCCTGTGGAGCAAGGGAAGCACTCCTAATGAAAAGGAGTATGTTTGTTTATGTCTTCAAAACAGGCCAG CTTGCCATTATTGCACTCGTAACAATGTCTGTGTTCCTTCGAACTCGCATGACAACAGATTTCACTCACGCAACTTACTATATGGGAGCATTGTTTTTTTCCATCTTAATGATCATGCTAAATGGCACACCAGAGATAAGCATGCAGATTAGGAGACTCCCAAGTTTTTACAAGCAAAAGAGCTATTATTTCTATTCTTCATGGGCATATGCAATACCAGCTTCAGTCCTAAAGGTCCCTGTTTCCATATTAGATTCACTTGTATGGATATGTATCACATATTACGGTATTGGTTATACAGCTAGTGTTTCGAG GTTCTTCTGCCAATTTCTGATGCTTTGTTTTGTCCATCAATCAGTCACTTCGCTGTATCGATTTATTGCTTCATACTTCCAAACACCTACTGCGTCTTTCTTCTACCTTTTTCTGGCTCTAACATTCTTCCTCATGTTTGGAGGCTTCACTCTTCCCAAGC CCTCCATGCCAGGATGGTTAAACTGGGGATTTTGGATTTCTCCAATGACATATGCAGAAATCGGCACAGTTATTAATGAATTCCAAGCGCCAAGATGGCAGAAG GAAACTATTCAAAACATAACAATTGGGAACCGAATCCTGATTAATCATGGCCTATATTACAGTTGGCACTTTTATTGGATATCCATTGGAGCATTGTTCGGATCaatcattttattttatatcgCTTTTGGATTGGCGCTAGATTATATTACAT CAAAGATGACTATACCTGTTATGGAACTTCCAATTACGTTCCACAATCTGAACTACTACATTGATACCCCACCG GAAATGCTGAAACAAGGCTATCCAACAAAAAGACTTCAACTACTTAACAACATAACTGGTGCATTGCGTCCCGGTGTTCTTTCTGCACTAATGGGTGTCAGTGGAGCCGGGAAGACAACTCTGCTAGATGTATTAGCAGGAAGGAAAACAGGAGGATATATTGAAGGGGACATAAGAATAGGTGGATATCCCAAGGTGCAAGAAACATTTGTTAGAATCTTAGGTTACTGTGAGCAAGCCGACATACATTCCCCACAGCTCACAGTTGAAGAGTCTGTAACTTATTCTGCTTGGCTTCGTCTACCTTCTCATGTCGACAAAAAAACAAGATCT GAATTTGTTGCTGAAGTCCTTGAAACTGTTGAACTAGATCAAATAAAAGATGTCTTAGTGGGGACACCACAGAAAAATGGATTATCCATGGAGCAGCGAAAGAGGCTAACAATTGCAGTCGAGCTTGTTTCAAACCCATCAGTCATACTAATGGATGAACCAACAACAGGATTAGATACAAGGTCAGCAGCAATTGTTATTCGTGCTGTTAAAAATATTTGCAAAACAGGAAGGACAGTAGTGTGTACAATCCATCAGCCGAGCACTAAAATTTTTGAGGCGTTTGATGAG CTCATACTAATGAAAAATGGTGGGAAAATAATCTATAACGGACCAATAGGAGAGCGTTCCAGCAAAGTGATTGAGTACTTTGAG AAAATTTCTGGGGTCTTGAAAGTAAAGAGTAACTGCAATCCAGCTGCTTGGATGATGGACGTAACATCAACATCAATGGAGGTGCAACACAACATGGACTTTGCGATTTTGTATGACGAATCATCACAGCATAG AGACATCGTAGAGCTAGTGGAGAAGCTAAGCATCCCAATACCAAATTCAGAAATTCTATCTTTCTCCCATCGTTTCCCACGGAATGGCTGGATTCAACTAAAAGCTTGCTTGTGGAAACAAAACTTAACTTACTGGAGAAGTCCTGAGTATAACTTGAGGCGTATAATGCTGACAGTAATATCTGCCCTGGTCTACGGAGTATTGTTCTGGAAGCGTGCAAAAATATT AAACGACGAGCAAGACCTGTTCAATGTTTTTGGTGCAATGTATCTGGGTTCCACAACTATAGGGTCTTATAATCATCAGTCAATCATACCATTCAGTACAACCGAGCGCATTGTAATGTATCGTGAGAAGTTTGCAGGAATGTACTCATCTTGGTCATATTCATTCGCACAG GCTGCCATTGAGATCCCCTATGTATTTATCCAAGTGGTACTATACACGTTAATTATCTATCCATCAATTGGTTATTATTGGACAACACACAAATTCATATGGTTCTTCTACACTACATTTTGTTCAAGTCTCTCCTATATTTATGTTGGGTTGCTTCTTGTTTCATTAACCCCCAATGTTCAAGTTGCTACCATATTGGCATCTTTTTTCAACACCATGCAAACACTATTCTCAGGATTTATTTTACCTGCGCCT CAAATCCCAAAGTGGTGGGTTTGGCTCTACTATCTCACTCCTACATCTTGGACACTCGATGCCCTCTTGACATCACAGTATGGGAACATAGAGAAAGAGGTCAGAGCATTTGGAGAAACTAAATCAGTTTCGATCTTCTTGAATGACTATTTCGGGTTTCATAAAGACAAGTTGAGCCTAGTAGCAGCTGTTCTCATTGCCTTTCCTTTTGTGTTGATAATCCTGTTCTCTTTTTCAATTGAGAAATTTAATTTTCAGAAGAGGTAA
- the LOC4352332 gene encoding ABC transporter G family member 50 isoform 1 (isoform 1 is encoded by transcript variant 1), with the protein MTVRETLDFSSRCQGVGRRPKILKEVSARESAAGIIPDADIDIYMKAISVEASKRSLQTDYILKIMGLEICADTMVGDAMIRGLSGGQKKRLTTAEMIVGPARAYFMDEISNGLDSSTTFQIISCFQQLTNISEYTMVISLLQPTPEVFDLFDDLILMAEGKIIYHGPRNEALNFFEECGFICPERKEVADFLQEILSCKDQQQYWSGPNESYRYISPHELSSMFKENHRGRKLEEPIVSPKSELGKEALAFNKYSLQKLEMFKACGAREALLMKRSMFVYVFKTGQLAIIALVTMSVFLRTRMTTDFTHATYYMGALFFSILMIMLNGTPEISMQIRRLPSFYKQKSYYFYSSWAYAIPASVLKVPVSILDSLVWICITYYGIGYTASVSRFFCQFLMLCFVHQSVTSLYRFIASYFQTPTASFFYLFLALTFFLMFGGFTLPKPSMPGWLNWGFWISPMTYAEIGTVINEFQAPRWQKETIQNITIGNRILINHGLYYSWHFYWISIGALFGSIILFYIAFGLALDYITSIEEYHGSRPIKRLCQEQEKDSNIRKESDGHSNISRAKMTIPVMELPITFHNLNYYIDTPPEMLKQGYPTKRLQLLNNITGALRPGVLSALMGVSGAGKTTLLDVLAGRKTGGYIEGDIRIGGYPKVQETFVRILGYCEQADIHSPQLTVEESVTYSAWLRLPSHVDKKTRSVCPLEVGTTQTYTDFNNR; encoded by the exons ATGACTGTGAGGGAGACTTTGGACTTCTCATCCCGGTGCCAAGGTGTTGGAAGAAGACCAA AAATACTCAAGGAGGTGAGCGCGAGGGAGAGCGCGGCGGGGATCATACCTGATGCGGACATAGATATATACATGAAG GCTATATCAGTTGAAGCTTCAAAGAGAAGCCTACAGACAGACTATATTTTGAAG ATCATGGGGCTAGAGATATGCGCAGACACGATGGTTGGGGATGCAATGATAAGAGGACTATCAGGGGGGCAGAAGAAAAGATTAACCACAG CTGAGATGATTGTGGGGCCTGCAAGAGCATACTTTATGGATGAAATATCAAATGGTCTGGATAGCTCTACCACTTTTCAAATAATAAGTTGTTTCCAGCAACTGACGAACATCAGCGAGTACACCATGGTTATTTCACTTCTTCAACCAACACCTGAGGTATTTGATCTTTTTGATGACCTGATATTAATGGCAGAAGGGAAAATTATATACCATGGCCCTCGAAATGAAGCTCTGAATTTTTTTGAGGAGTGTGGGTTCATATGCCCAGAAAGAAAAGAGGTAGCTGACTTTCTCCAAGAG ATCTTGTCCTGCAAGGACCAACAACAGTACTGGTCTGGTCCAAATGAATCTTACAGATATATATCACCCCATGAATTATCAAGCATGTTCAAGGAAAATCACAGAGGGAGAAAACTAGAAGAACCAATTGTTTCTCCGAAAAGCGAGTTGGGCAAGGAAGCTTTAGCATTCAATAAATATTCTCTGCAAAAACTGGAAATGTTCAAAGCCTGTGGAGCAAGGGAAGCACTCCTAATGAAAAGGAGTATGTTTGTTTATGTCTTCAAAACAGGCCAG CTTGCCATTATTGCACTCGTAACAATGTCTGTGTTCCTTCGAACTCGCATGACAACAGATTTCACTCACGCAACTTACTATATGGGAGCATTGTTTTTTTCCATCTTAATGATCATGCTAAATGGCACACCAGAGATAAGCATGCAGATTAGGAGACTCCCAAGTTTTTACAAGCAAAAGAGCTATTATTTCTATTCTTCATGGGCATATGCAATACCAGCTTCAGTCCTAAAGGTCCCTGTTTCCATATTAGATTCACTTGTATGGATATGTATCACATATTACGGTATTGGTTATACAGCTAGTGTTTCGAG GTTCTTCTGCCAATTTCTGATGCTTTGTTTTGTCCATCAATCAGTCACTTCGCTGTATCGATTTATTGCTTCATACTTCCAAACACCTACTGCGTCTTTCTTCTACCTTTTTCTGGCTCTAACATTCTTCCTCATGTTTGGAGGCTTCACTCTTCCCAAGC CCTCCATGCCAGGATGGTTAAACTGGGGATTTTGGATTTCTCCAATGACATATGCAGAAATCGGCACAGTTATTAATGAATTCCAAGCGCCAAGATGGCAGAAG GAAACTATTCAAAACATAACAATTGGGAACCGAATCCTGATTAATCATGGCCTATATTACAGTTGGCACTTTTATTGGATATCCATTGGAGCATTGTTCGGATCaatcattttattttatatcgCTTTTGGATTGGCGCTAGATTATATTACAT CTATAGAAGAATATCATGGAAGTAGGCCTATAAAGAGGTTATGTCAAGAACAGGAAAAAGATTCTAATATACGAAAAGAATCTGATGGTCATTCAAATATTTCCAGAG CAAAGATGACTATACCTGTTATGGAACTTCCAATTACGTTCCACAATCTGAACTACTACATTGATACCCCACCG GAAATGCTGAAACAAGGCTATCCAACAAAAAGACTTCAACTACTTAACAACATAACTGGTGCATTGCGTCCCGGTGTTCTTTCTGCACTAATGGGTGTCAGTGGAGCCGGGAAGACAACTCTGCTAGATGTATTAGCAGGAAGGAAAACAGGAGGATATATTGAAGGGGACATAAGAATAGGTGGATATCCCAAGGTGCAAGAAACATTTGTTAGAATCTTAGGTTACTGTGAGCAAGCCGACATACATTCCCCACAGCTCACAGTTGAAGAGTCTGTAACTTATTCTGCTTGGCTTCGTCTACCTTCTCATGTCGACAAAAAAACAAGATCTGTATGtcccttggaagttggaacaacACAGACATATACTGATTTTAATAACAGATAG